A region of Thermus caldifontis DNA encodes the following proteins:
- a CDS encoding DUF4212 domain-containing protein, whose protein sequence is MDGIPEAVKEWYWGEVKRLTLRSLFYWIIIAIVLPVLSPLFKGVTIGPLPSLHWYINSLIVIVLGIVLIFWYAARMNRLDEELEKKLREGR, encoded by the coding sequence ATGGACGGGATACCTGAGGCAGTCAAGGAGTGGTACTGGGGGGAGGTCAAGCGGCTTACCCTTCGCTCCCTTTTTTACTGGATCATCATTGCCATCGTCTTGCCGGTCCTTTCCCCCCTCTTCAAGGGGGTGACCATTGGCCCCTTGCCCTCGCTCCACTGGTACATCAACAGCTTGATCGTCATCGTGCTTGGCATTGTGCTCATCTTCTGGTACGCCGCCCGTATGAATCGGCTGGACGAGGAGTTGGAAAAAAAGCTTAGGGAAGGGAGGTAA
- a CDS encoding VC_2705 family sodium/solute symporter, which produces MAPAKGMSPVVRNPLITAIVVVLLAILAYPVGGQYLTSLVLIIGSILVYLVLALTLRSQAAADFYVAGRSIPAVVNGAATAADWMSAASFLSMAGIIAFLGFDALPYVIGWTLGYTLMAFTIAPFVRKSGTYTVPELIERLAGNWSTARVIAVLMVFITSLTYLTAQLVGVGVVFSRFLGIPATIAVFVGVFGALAYAWTSGWRSITWVQFVQYWVLISMYLLPVLIASAYLGLLPIPHLQYGPLLAEVEAREAAAGVSPLWTEPLARPFAGGTGMLNWILAALVLMLGTMGLPHILVRFYTVTNVHAARLSVGWALLFIGLLYTTASIYAAIARLSISNLWNKPLDVVMNTTWIQKWLPTGLVKISDANGDGIIQAAELSFHNDIVVVGMPDMFGMLWLISPLVAVGGLAAALSTADGLLLAMSTAISRDIYKRFINPQASEAGEVGFVRAMLVVIGLVGGYLGYLAIRDPGFSRYVALLVGWAFVFAASTFTPAIMLGIFWKRLNRYGIVAGLIVGMAVALPYVLAVGIFNAPPLALFGQKIGTIAWGAVSFLANALTAIVVSLLTPPEGKEREAFVDHMRMPD; this is translated from the coding sequence ATGGCCCCAGCAAAAGGCATGTCGCCCGTGGTGCGCAATCCGTTGATTACCGCTATTGTGGTGGTCCTCTTGGCTATTCTGGCCTACCCGGTAGGAGGGCAGTACCTGACCTCCCTGGTACTTATCATCGGCAGCATCTTGGTCTACTTGGTTCTGGCCCTCACCCTCCGCTCCCAGGCTGCTGCTGACTTTTATGTGGCAGGCCGCTCTATCCCGGCGGTGGTGAACGGAGCCGCCACCGCCGCCGACTGGATGTCGGCGGCCAGCTTCCTCTCCATGGCGGGGATCATCGCCTTTCTGGGCTTTGACGCCCTGCCCTACGTGATCGGCTGGACCCTGGGCTATACCCTCATGGCCTTCACCATCGCCCCCTTCGTGCGCAAGTCCGGCACCTACACCGTGCCAGAGCTTATTGAGCGTCTGGCAGGCAACTGGTCCACGGCCCGGGTCATCGCGGTGCTCATGGTCTTTATCACCTCTCTCACCTACCTCACCGCCCAGCTGGTGGGGGTGGGTGTGGTCTTTTCCCGCTTCTTGGGTATCCCCGCCACCATAGCCGTCTTCGTGGGCGTGTTCGGGGCCTTAGCCTACGCTTGGACCAGCGGCTGGCGGAGCATCACCTGGGTGCAGTTCGTGCAATACTGGGTGCTCATCTCCATGTACCTCCTGCCGGTGCTCATCGCCAGCGCTTACTTGGGGCTTCTTCCCATACCCCACCTCCAATACGGCCCCCTCTTGGCCGAGGTGGAGGCCCGGGAAGCCGCCGCAGGCGTTAGCCCCCTGTGGACCGAACCCCTGGCCCGGCCCTTCGCCGGCGGGACAGGGATGCTGAACTGGATCCTGGCCGCCTTGGTCCTCATGCTGGGTACCATGGGCCTGCCCCACATCCTGGTTCGTTTCTACACCGTCACCAACGTGCACGCCGCCCGCCTAAGTGTGGGCTGGGCCCTTCTTTTCATCGGCCTCCTCTACACCACCGCCTCCATCTATGCCGCCATCGCCCGGCTTTCCATCAGTAATCTTTGGAACAAACCCCTAGATGTGGTGATGAACACCACCTGGATCCAAAAGTGGCTTCCCACAGGCTTAGTCAAGATAAGTGACGCCAACGGGGACGGGATCATTCAAGCAGCGGAACTCTCCTTCCACAACGACATCGTGGTGGTGGGGATGCCGGACATGTTCGGCATGCTGTGGCTCATCTCGCCCCTGGTGGCCGTGGGCGGTTTGGCTGCGGCGCTTTCCACCGCCGACGGGCTTCTCCTCGCTATGTCCACCGCCATCTCCCGGGACATTTACAAGCGCTTCATCAACCCCCAAGCCTCGGAGGCAGGGGAGGTGGGCTTCGTGCGGGCCATGCTGGTGGTCATCGGCTTGGTGGGAGGCTACTTGGGCTACTTGGCTATTCGGGACCCCGGCTTTAGCCGCTACGTGGCCCTGCTGGTAGGCTGGGCCTTCGTCTTCGCTGCCTCCACCTTTACCCCGGCCATCATGCTGGGCATCTTCTGGAAGCGGCTTAACCGTTACGGAATCGTAGCGGGGCTGATCGTGGGCATGGCCGTGGCCTTACCCTACGTGCTGGCCGTGGGCATCTTTAACGCCCCTCCCTTGGCCCTCTTCGGGCAGAAGATCGGCACCATCGCCTGGGGAGCCGTCTCCTTCCTGGCCAATGCCCTCACCGCCATTGTGGTCTCCCTGCTCACGCCCCCTGAGGGGAAGGAACGGGAGGCCTTTGTGGATCACATGCGCATGCCCGACTAG
- a CDS encoding DUF294 nucleotidyltransferase-like domain-containing protein — translation MAVDLLAKIPPLDRLPQEELEQLGRSASTLDLAPQTTLLTQGGSPSQNLYLLLEGQVALLDGEREVGTLEAGEFFGFPSLLSGEPPALSVVAKTPVKVLSFPKEAFQRLLAHPEIARFFGQGLVERVRLRMDLEPSLLAPVGSLVRRSPSFIPPSATVEEAARRMRQEGISSLLVEGEPLGILTDRDLRNRVLAEGLPPSTPVARVMSAPLFTLPAETPIHEALAAMVERGIHHLPLTEGGQVVGVVTHTDLLLNQAQSPLVLLRRIERLELSRYGLEVASLVESLVQRGLGGVEVGRVVASLNDALIRRLAKEAERALGPAPVAYSFMVFGSEGRREQALLTDQDNALVLAEGGHDPYFQALAEHVVGGLIQAGIPECKGGYMATRWRKTLAQWQDTFRRWMETPEPQALLDTQIFFDFRSAAGGLSLKPLEETVLEGSQKGVFRYHLAQASLAFRPPLGFLGRVRTEEGFLDLKRHAIAPIVALARLYALLAGSLAKGTVERLRAAAEAGTLSQEGAERLEEAFRFFFTLRLKHQLLALRQGKPVENRILWATLSPGEKRRALEGFRAIAELQESTASRFQLR, via the coding sequence ATGGCTGTAGACCTCCTAGCCAAAATCCCCCCTCTGGACCGGCTCCCCCAGGAGGAGCTGGAACAGCTGGGTCGGTCCGCCTCTACCCTTGACCTAGCCCCCCAAACCACCCTTCTAACCCAGGGGGGCAGTCCCTCCCAAAACCTCTACCTCCTCCTAGAGGGCCAAGTGGCCCTCCTGGACGGGGAACGGGAGGTAGGGACCCTGGAGGCGGGGGAGTTTTTCGGCTTCCCTTCCCTCCTTTCCGGGGAACCCCCGGCCCTAAGCGTGGTGGCCAAAACCCCGGTCAAGGTCCTGTCCTTTCCCAAGGAGGCCTTCCAAAGGCTCCTGGCCCACCCGGAAATCGCCCGCTTCTTCGGCCAGGGCCTCGTGGAGAGGGTGCGGCTTCGCATGGACCTAGAACCCTCCCTCTTGGCCCCGGTGGGAAGCCTGGTCCGCCGTTCCCCTTCCTTTATCCCCCCTTCGGCCACGGTGGAAGAGGCCGCGAGGAGGATGCGCCAAGAAGGCATCTCCAGCCTCCTGGTGGAAGGGGAGCCTTTGGGCATCCTCACGGACCGCGACCTAAGAAACCGGGTCCTGGCGGAAGGCCTTCCCCCCTCCACCCCCGTGGCCCGGGTGATGAGCGCGCCCCTCTTCACCCTCCCGGCGGAAACCCCCATCCATGAGGCCCTGGCGGCCATGGTGGAGCGGGGCATCCACCACCTGCCCCTTACGGAAGGGGGGCAGGTGGTGGGGGTGGTCACCCATACCGACCTGCTCCTCAACCAGGCCCAAAGCCCCTTGGTCCTCCTCCGGCGGATCGAAAGGCTGGAGCTTTCCCGCTATGGCCTCGAGGTGGCCTCTTTGGTGGAGAGCCTTGTCCAAAGGGGCCTCGGGGGCGTGGAGGTCGGCCGGGTGGTGGCCTCCTTGAACGACGCCCTCATCCGCCGGCTGGCCAAGGAGGCGGAAAGGGCCTTGGGCCCGGCCCCGGTTGCCTATAGCTTCATGGTTTTCGGCTCCGAGGGGCGAAGGGAGCAGGCCCTCCTCACCGACCAGGACAACGCCCTTGTCCTGGCGGAAGGGGGGCACGACCCCTACTTCCAGGCCCTGGCGGAGCACGTGGTGGGAGGGCTCATCCAGGCCGGCATCCCCGAGTGCAAGGGCGGCTACATGGCCACCCGCTGGCGCAAGACGCTCGCCCAATGGCAAGACACCTTTCGGCGTTGGATGGAAACCCCCGAGCCCCAAGCCCTCCTGGATACCCAGATTTTCTTTGACTTCCGCTCCGCAGCCGGTGGCCTTTCCCTAAAGCCTTTGGAGGAAACGGTGTTGGAGGGAAGCCAGAAGGGGGTCTTCCGCTACCACCTGGCCCAGGCCAGCCTAGCCTTCCGCCCACCCTTGGGTTTTCTGGGCAGGGTGCGCACCGAGGAGGGCTTTCTTGACCTGAAGCGGCACGCCATCGCCCCCATCGTGGCCCTGGCCCGGCTTTACGCCCTTCTAGCGGGAAGCCTGGCCAAGGGCACAGTGGAAAGGCTACGGGCGGCGGCGGAGGCCGGCACCCTAAGCCAGGAGGGAGCGGAAAGGTTGGAGGAGGCCTTCCGCTTCTTCTTCACCCTGCGCCTCAAGCACCAGCTTCTGGCCCTGCGCCAGGGAAAGCCGGTGGAAAACCGCATCCTCTGGGCCACGTTGAGCCCGGGAGAAAAGCGGAGGGCCCTCGAGGGGTTCCGGGCCATCGCCGAGCTTCAGGAAAGCACCGCAAGCCGGTTCCAACTGCGATGA
- a CDS encoding sensor histidine kinase, translated as MSALALFLFLLLYLASLFLVALWGEGRGRGLAQSAHAYAFSLAVYATAWTFFGSVGRAATEGATFLPIYLGPTLVLFLWPFLHGRLLELARSHRLTSWADFLFLRYGPGILGPLTALFLVVGLLPYLALQLKAIAQAFLFLSGGKAPLGDVALPTALLLALFAILFGTRHLDPSEKHPGLVLAVAFESWVKLLAFLLVGGFVLWHLGSPFPRALQDPELLPLLSPPKGLSGQVAWGSLVALSGLAFLFLPRQFHVSVVENADPGHLRLAAWLFPFYLLLINLPVLPLALWGRTLLPGGNPDLYVLALPLELGSQGVALLAFLGGVSAATAMVIVESLALSILISNHLLSPWLLRWKALGSLLLWRRLSILLVMLLSYLYFRLAGEAYALVAMGLISFVAVAQLAPAGLLGLFWKGATPQGALAGLLGGMALWTYTLFLPALARSGWLPKGFLEGPHPLLHPQGLLGLQGLDPITHGFLASVGLNLALAVGVSLFTRKGPTPEGRTGEPAELAALVGRVLGPEAEKAFRGEAKALSGPKAVALAESWLSASVGPATARLLLLSATREAPEAPSPFEALLEEAARESREVRAYARALEEAKRELAEAYERLKALDQAKDEILAAVSHELKTPLTAVRALAEILEANPDLSEEERHRFTALLAKEAARLSRLVEEVLAYTRLQAGVPLARSPTDLKALAEEALALVEPLARERGITMESQLAGVQAVTDRDRVLQVLLNLLHNALRHAQNRVRLEVAPGNHEVLFRIQDDGPGVPQEAKALVFEPFQSFSGGTGLGLFLAKRLVEGLGGRIWLESREGNGASFAFTLPLEVKHENPGGGR; from the coding sequence ATGAGCGCCCTGGCTTTGTTCCTCTTTCTCCTCCTTTACCTGGCCTCCTTGTTCCTGGTGGCCCTCTGGGGGGAGGGCCGGGGAAGAGGCCTAGCCCAAAGTGCCCACGCCTATGCCTTTTCCCTGGCGGTCTACGCCACCGCCTGGACCTTTTTCGGAAGCGTGGGCCGGGCGGCCACGGAGGGAGCCACCTTCCTTCCCATCTATCTGGGCCCCACCCTGGTCCTTTTCCTCTGGCCCTTTTTGCACGGAAGGCTTCTGGAGCTGGCCCGCTCCCACCGCCTCACCTCCTGGGCCGACTTCCTTTTCCTCCGCTATGGCCCCGGTATCCTTGGCCCCCTCACCGCCCTTTTTCTCGTGGTGGGGCTTCTTCCCTACCTGGCCCTGCAGCTCAAGGCCATCGCCCAAGCCTTCCTCTTCCTAAGCGGAGGAAAGGCTCCTTTAGGGGATGTGGCCCTCCCCACCGCCTTGCTCCTGGCCCTATTCGCCATCCTCTTCGGCACCCGGCACCTGGACCCCTCGGAAAAGCACCCCGGCCTGGTGCTGGCGGTGGCCTTTGAATCCTGGGTGAAGCTCCTCGCCTTCCTCCTGGTGGGTGGGTTTGTGCTTTGGCACCTGGGCAGCCCCTTTCCCCGGGCCCTTCAGGATCCCGAACTCCTTCCCCTGCTTTCACCCCCAAAGGGCCTTTCCGGGCAGGTGGCCTGGGGGAGCCTGGTGGCCCTCTCCGGCCTGGCCTTCCTCTTCCTGCCCCGGCAGTTCCACGTGAGCGTGGTGGAAAATGCCGACCCCGGGCACCTGCGCCTGGCCGCCTGGCTTTTTCCCTTTTACCTCCTCCTCATCAACCTGCCCGTCCTTCCCTTAGCCCTTTGGGGGCGCACCCTTTTGCCTGGGGGGAACCCCGACCTCTACGTGCTAGCCCTGCCCTTGGAGCTGGGAAGCCAGGGGGTAGCCCTTTTAGCCTTCCTGGGTGGGGTTTCCGCCGCCACCGCCATGGTGATCGTGGAGAGCCTGGCCCTTTCCATCCTCATCTCCAACCACCTCCTCTCCCCCTGGCTCCTAAGGTGGAAGGCCTTGGGAAGCCTCCTGCTTTGGCGAAGGCTCTCCATCCTCCTGGTGATGCTTCTTTCCTACCTTTACTTCCGCCTGGCGGGGGAGGCCTACGCCTTGGTGGCCATGGGCCTCATCTCCTTTGTGGCCGTGGCCCAGCTGGCCCCCGCGGGGCTTTTGGGGCTCTTCTGGAAGGGAGCCACCCCCCAAGGCGCCCTGGCTGGCCTCCTGGGAGGGATGGCCCTTTGGACCTATACCCTCTTCCTGCCCGCCTTGGCCCGCTCTGGCTGGCTTCCCAAAGGGTTTCTGGAGGGTCCCCATCCCCTCCTCCACCCCCAAGGGCTTTTGGGCCTCCAAGGCCTTGACCCCATAACCCATGGCTTTCTCGCCAGCGTGGGGCTGAACCTGGCCCTTGCGGTGGGGGTTTCCCTCTTCACCCGGAAGGGCCCTACCCCGGAGGGGCGCACCGGGGAACCGGCGGAGCTGGCCGCCTTGGTGGGCCGGGTCCTGGGCCCAGAGGCGGAAAAGGCCTTCCGGGGAGAAGCCAAGGCCCTTTCTGGCCCCAAGGCCGTGGCCCTGGCGGAGTCCTGGCTTTCCGCCTCGGTGGGCCCCGCCACCGCCAGGCTCCTCCTCCTTTCCGCCACCCGGGAGGCTCCCGAGGCCCCTTCCCCCTTTGAAGCCCTCCTGGAGGAAGCCGCCCGGGAGTCGCGGGAGGTGCGAGCCTACGCCCGGGCTTTGGAAGAGGCCAAGCGGGAGCTAGCGGAGGCGTACGAACGCCTAAAGGCCTTGGACCAGGCCAAGGACGAGATCCTGGCCGCCGTCTCCCACGAGCTCAAGACCCCCCTCACCGCGGTGCGGGCCTTGGCGGAGATCCTCGAGGCCAACCCCGACCTCAGCGAGGAGGAAAGGCACCGCTTCACCGCCCTCCTCGCCAAGGAGGCTGCCCGCCTTTCCCGCCTGGTGGAGGAGGTGCTGGCCTACACCCGGTTGCAAGCGGGGGTGCCTTTGGCCAGGAGCCCCACGGACCTTAAGGCCTTGGCGGAGGAGGCCTTGGCCTTGGTGGAACCCCTGGCCCGGGAAAGGGGGATTACAATGGAGTCCCAGCTGGCGGGGGTCCAGGCCGTCACCGATCGGGACCGGGTGCTCCAGGTGCTCCTAAACCTCCTCCACAACGCCCTGCGCCACGCACAAAACCGGGTGCGCCTCGAGGTGGCTCCCGGCAACCACGAGGTCCTTTTCCGCATCCAAGACGACGGGCCCGGGGTACCCCAAGAGGCCAAGGCCCTGGTATTTGAACCCTTTCAGAGCTTTTCCGGCGGCACGGGCCTGGGGCTTTTCCTGGCCAAGAGGCTCGTGGAAGGATTGGGAGGCCGGATCTGGCTGGAAAGCAGGGAGGGGAATGGGGCCTCCTTCGCCTTCACCCTCCCCTTGGAGGTGAAGCATGAGAATCCTGGTGGTGGACGATGA
- a CDS encoding response regulator transcription factor, producing the protein MRILVVDDEESILVPLEFLLKRAGYEVVLARTGEEALKALEQEAFDLLVLDLMLPGLDGFAVLERSRNLPHRPKVLVLTARGREADRAKALALGAEAFMAKPFATQDLLAQVERLVKG; encoded by the coding sequence ATGAGAATCCTGGTGGTGGACGATGAGGAAAGCATCCTGGTGCCCCTGGAGTTCCTCCTGAAGAGGGCCGGGTACGAGGTGGTCCTGGCCCGCACGGGGGAGGAAGCCTTAAAAGCCCTGGAGCAGGAGGCCTTTGACCTTCTGGTGCTGGACCTCATGCTTCCGGGCCTGGACGGTTTTGCCGTGCTGGAAAGAAGCCGTAACCTCCCCCACAGGCCCAAGGTCTTGGTCCTCACCGCCAGGGGGCGGGAGGCGGACCGGGCCAAGGCCCTGGCCCTGGGGGCCGAGGCCTTTATGGCCAAGCCCTTCGCCACCCAGGACCTTCTTGCCCAGGTGGAAAGGCTGGTAAAAGGATGA
- a CDS encoding 3'-5' exonuclease: MREALRFLGALLLGLLLVGGTVALGFFLLLQGEDALAREFLRLVQARIPALLFVGFLFILVLGALLYPVFLGYLAATRALGQEAEVILSNPGHRLRPRGPFELQALADLINRLAQEKEALEREVAARIAEAKTLLEEERKKLALLIAHLPQGVVLANPKGQVLLYNPAARGLLGEGLGVGKSLLGLLDRGLWVHALSLPEERFLTQGPKGALWLQVVPLEGNERYLVLLEGAKEEGALEGGLLHQLRDKLAGLKALVEVLHLEVQTPRLQALLNTARATAEELGQLLASWRPPPQAAEVLAEDLLPLLLETLEREAGIAPGFSLEEEARGLLVLADTYALARGLAEALEEVEEAFLAARREDGFLHLTLTLPEGGGGVRLPPLLEEAAGRSGGSAWKEAFRLHLLLPAREAPRLPAQEGPPPRAVVFDLTLLQVPEELEEAPLEGLLYTAFDLETTGLDPEKDAIVALGGVHVLGQRVLRQEVFEALVDPGRPIPKASSQVHGLTWEMLQGKPRLEEVLPAFRAFLEDSVLLAHNGAFDMAFLRRVGIHQPPLVDTLLLSHLLFPDLKDHRLEALAERFGVPVVGRHTALGDALMTAEVFARMLPLLKAKGYRTLGRTLEACAKLPLAKLQY, encoded by the coding sequence ATGAGGGAAGCCCTCCGCTTCTTAGGCGCCCTTCTCCTGGGCCTCCTCCTGGTGGGGGGTACGGTGGCGCTAGGGTTCTTCCTCCTTCTCCAAGGGGAGGACGCCCTAGCCCGGGAGTTCCTACGCCTGGTCCAGGCCAGGATTCCCGCACTCCTTTTCGTGGGGTTTCTCTTCATCCTGGTGCTGGGAGCCCTGCTCTACCCCGTGTTTCTAGGCTACCTGGCGGCCACCCGGGCCCTGGGGCAGGAGGCGGAGGTGATCCTGAGCAACCCAGGCCACCGCCTTCGCCCCCGGGGTCCTTTTGAGCTTCAGGCCCTTGCGGACCTCATCAACCGCCTGGCCCAGGAAAAGGAGGCCTTGGAACGGGAGGTGGCGGCCCGGATCGCCGAGGCCAAGACCCTCCTGGAAGAGGAGCGCAAGAAGCTGGCCCTTCTCATCGCCCACCTGCCCCAAGGGGTGGTCCTGGCCAACCCCAAGGGCCAGGTCCTCCTCTATAACCCCGCCGCCCGGGGGCTTCTGGGGGAGGGCCTGGGGGTGGGCAAAAGCCTCCTGGGCCTTCTGGACCGGGGGCTTTGGGTCCACGCCCTAAGCCTTCCCGAGGAGCGCTTTCTCACCCAGGGGCCCAAGGGGGCCTTGTGGCTTCAGGTGGTGCCCCTGGAGGGCAACGAGAGGTACCTGGTCCTTCTGGAAGGGGCCAAAGAGGAAGGGGCTCTGGAGGGAGGGCTCCTTCACCAACTGCGGGACAAACTGGCTGGGCTTAAGGCCTTGGTGGAGGTGCTGCACCTGGAGGTGCAAACCCCCCGTCTGCAAGCCCTCCTGAACACGGCTAGGGCCACTGCGGAAGAGCTTGGCCAGCTCCTCGCCTCCTGGAGGCCCCCACCCCAGGCGGCGGAGGTACTGGCGGAGGACCTCCTTCCCCTCCTCCTGGAGACCCTGGAGCGAGAGGCGGGCATCGCCCCCGGCTTCTCCCTGGAGGAGGAGGCCAGGGGGCTTCTGGTGTTGGCGGACACCTACGCCTTGGCCCGGGGCTTGGCGGAGGCCCTCGAGGAGGTGGAGGAAGCCTTCTTGGCCGCCAGGCGGGAGGATGGCTTCCTTCACCTCACCCTAACCCTCCCGGAGGGGGGTGGGGGCGTCCGGTTGCCTCCCCTGCTGGAGGAAGCCGCCGGGCGCTCGGGGGGAAGCGCCTGGAAGGAGGCCTTTCGCCTCCACCTCCTCCTTCCCGCACGGGAAGCCCCTAGGCTCCCCGCCCAAGAAGGACCCCCTCCCAGGGCCGTGGTCTTTGACCTTACCCTCCTCCAAGTCCCGGAGGAACTGGAGGAAGCCCCCTTAGAGGGCCTCCTCTACACGGCCTTTGACCTGGAAACCACGGGTTTGGACCCGGAAAAGGACGCCATCGTCGCCCTAGGAGGGGTGCACGTTTTAGGGCAAAGGGTGCTCCGCCAGGAGGTCTTTGAGGCCCTGGTGGACCCCGGCCGGCCCATCCCCAAGGCTTCCAGCCAGGTGCACGGGCTAACCTGGGAGATGCTCCAGGGGAAACCCCGGCTGGAAGAGGTCCTTCCCGCCTTCCGCGCCTTTTTGGAGGATAGCGTCCTCCTGGCCCACAACGGAGCCTTTGACATGGCCTTTTTGCGGCGGGTGGGCATCCACCAACCCCCCTTGGTGGACACCCTGCTCCTTTCCCACCTCCTCTTCCCCGACCTAAAGGACCACCGTCTGGAAGCCTTGGCGGAACGCTTCGGGGTACCGGTGGTGGGGCGGCACACCGCCTTGGGGGACGCCCTCATGACCGCCGAGGTCTTTGCCCGGATGCTTCCCCTTCTTAAGGCCAAGGGGTACCGCACCCTGGGGAGGACCCTCGAGGCCTGCGCCAAGCTGCCCCTGGCCAAACTGCAATACTAA
- the purD gene encoding phosphoribosylamine--glycine ligase, with protein MKVLVVGSGGREHALLWKAAQSPLVDRLYAAPGNAGMAALAELVPWSGDVEALADWALNEGIDLTLVGPEAPLVEGIADAFARRGLLVFGPTQKAAMIEGSKAFAKALMERYGIPTARFRVFQDPLSALEYVEEVGVPIVVKDSGLAAGKGVTVAFDLHTAKQAVSNILSGPEGGEVVIEEYLEGEEATVLALTDGEAILPLLPSQDHKRLLDGDQGPMTGGMGAVAPYPMGPETLRRVEEEILRPLVQGLRAEGVVYRGVVYAGLMLTGEGPKVLEFNARFGDPEAQALLPLLQNDLVELALRVAEGRLGGTELSWREGASACVVLAAPGYPENPRKGIPLHVPEPPEGVLVFHAGTRWEGGRWVSAGGRVLNVVGLGQDLEEALGRAYAYIPQVGFPGAQYRKDIGQKARRRR; from the coding sequence ATGAAGGTGCTGGTGGTGGGCTCGGGGGGACGGGAGCACGCCCTCCTTTGGAAGGCGGCGCAAAGCCCCTTGGTGGACAGGCTTTACGCCGCCCCTGGCAACGCCGGGATGGCGGCTTTGGCGGAGCTGGTGCCTTGGAGCGGGGACGTGGAGGCCCTGGCGGACTGGGCCTTGAACGAGGGTATAGACCTCACCCTGGTGGGTCCCGAGGCCCCTTTGGTGGAGGGGATCGCCGATGCCTTTGCGAGGCGGGGCCTTCTCGTCTTCGGCCCCACGCAGAAGGCGGCCATGATTGAGGGCTCCAAGGCCTTTGCCAAGGCCCTTATGGAGCGCTACGGCATCCCCACCGCCCGGTTTAGGGTTTTCCAGGACCCCCTTTCGGCCCTGGAGTACGTGGAGGAAGTGGGGGTACCCATCGTGGTCAAGGACTCGGGGCTGGCGGCGGGGAAGGGGGTGACGGTGGCCTTTGACCTCCACACCGCTAAACAGGCGGTGTCCAACATCCTTTCCGGACCCGAGGGGGGCGAGGTGGTCATCGAGGAATACCTGGAGGGGGAGGAGGCCACGGTTCTCGCCCTCACCGACGGGGAGGCCATCCTTCCCCTTTTGCCCTCCCAAGACCACAAGCGGCTTCTGGATGGGGACCAAGGGCCCATGACCGGGGGGATGGGGGCGGTGGCCCCCTACCCCATGGGTCCGGAAACCCTGCGGCGGGTGGAGGAGGAGATCCTGAGGCCCCTGGTCCAGGGCTTGCGGGCGGAGGGCGTGGTCTACCGCGGGGTGGTCTACGCTGGCCTCATGTTGACCGGGGAAGGGCCCAAGGTGTTGGAGTTCAACGCCCGCTTCGGCGACCCCGAGGCGCAAGCCCTTTTACCCCTTTTGCAAAACGATCTGGTGGAGCTGGCCCTAAGGGTGGCCGAGGGGCGGCTTGGGGGGACGGAGCTTTCCTGGCGGGAAGGGGCCTCGGCCTGCGTGGTCCTGGCGGCACCCGGCTACCCGGAAAACCCCAGGAAGGGGATTCCCCTGCATGTGCCCGAGCCGCCAGAAGGGGTCCTGGTCTTCCATGCGGGGACCCGGTGGGAAGGGGGTAGGTGGGTGAGCGCTGGGGGACGGGTTTTGAACGTGGTGGGGTTGGGCCAGGACCTGGAGGAGGCCTTGGGGCGGGCCTATGCCTACATCCCCCAGGTGGGTTTTCCTGGGGCCCAGTACCGCAAGGACATCGGCCAGAAGGCCCGAAGACGGCGCTGA
- the purN gene encoding phosphoribosylglycinamide formyltransferase has product MAVLASGRGTNLEALLEAFPPGNPWGEVVLVLSDNPEAYALRRAGSRGVEALAIPWRGRRAFEGEALALLGARRIDLVLLAGFMRLLSPGFVEAWYGRLLNIHPSLLPDYPGLNVHRRVLMAGEKETGSTVHFVDQGMDTGPIVLQGRVPILPGDTPETLERRVLFLEHRLYPKAVRLVLLGLAFPPPEEGELAPWLRGLPPRQRPLYLRAYALLKAWGQEAMALWAFQGQGGEWGRGAFLAAHLLAEDHPALRRELATLPEEVRLRVEKTLARVESSP; this is encoded by the coding sequence ATGGCGGTCCTGGCCTCAGGCCGGGGGACGAACCTGGAGGCCCTCCTCGAGGCCTTTCCGCCCGGAAACCCTTGGGGGGAGGTGGTGCTGGTCCTCTCCGACAACCCGGAGGCCTACGCCCTAAGGCGGGCGGGGAGCCGGGGGGTGGAGGCGCTGGCCATCCCCTGGCGGGGGCGGAGGGCCTTTGAGGGGGAGGCCTTGGCCCTCTTGGGGGCCAGGCGCATTGACCTGGTGCTCCTGGCCGGGTTCATGCGCCTCCTTTCCCCTGGTTTTGTGGAGGCCTGGTACGGGCGGCTTCTCAACATCCACCCTTCCCTTCTTCCTGACTACCCAGGGCTAAACGTGCACCGGCGGGTCCTCATGGCGGGGGAGAAGGAAACGGGCTCCACGGTGCACTTCGTGGACCAGGGTATGGACACCGGCCCCATCGTCCTGCAGGGGCGGGTGCCCATCCTGCCCGGGGACACCCCGGAGACCCTGGAAAGGCGGGTGCTTTTCCTGGAACACCGCCTCTATCCCAAGGCGGTGCGGCTTGTCCTCCTGGGGCTTGCCTTCCCGCCCCCCGAGGAAGGGGAGCTCGCCCCCTGGCTCCGGGGCCTGCCCCCTCGGCAAAGGCCCCTTTACCTGCGGGCGTATGCCCTTCTTAAGGCCTGGGGACAGGAGGCCATGGCGCTTTGGGCCTTCCAGGGCCAAGGGGGCGAGTGGGGAAGAGGGGCCTTTTTGGCCGCCCACCTTTTGGCGGAGGACCATCCAGCCCTGCGCCGGGAGCTCGCCACCCTGCCTGAGGAGGTGCGGCTTCGGGTGGAAAAGACCCTGGCCCGGGTAGAATCTTCCCCATGA